One Carbonactinospora thermoautotrophica genomic window, CCATGGGGACGCCGAAGTCCGTGCCGGTGTGCAGCCGCCACTCGTGCAACACCGGGTGGAAGCGCATGCCGTACGGCGAGGTGATCGGGCCGGGCACCGGGCGGGAGAGCCAGCCGTCCCGCTGGGACGAGCCGGACACGCCGCGCGCCTCCCGCGCCATCAGCCCGCGGACCTGGGCGGCCAGGCGGAGCTGCTCGGCGCGCATCTCGCGGTAGAACGCCAGATCGATGGCGCGCTCGGCCTCGGCGACCCGCAGGGCCTGCTGGCGCTGGGCGACCAGGGCCTCGACCCGCTGCTCGGCGGCCCTCGCCCGGGCGGCCAGTTCCTGGGTGCGGGCCACCTGCTGGGACGCCGCGGCGCGCTGCTGCTCCACGGCCCGGCGGTGCGCGGCCAGCTCCGCCTCCTTCGCGGCGAGTTCCGCCCGCTGGCCGCGGAGCCGGTCGAGGGTCGTGTTCTGGGAACGGACGATCGCCCTCGCGTACTCCAGCCGCTCGACGAACTCGGTCGGGGAATCCGCCTCCAGGGCCGATCCCATCAGGCCGAGCCCGGCCAGCGGCCCGCTGCGGTAGGCGGCACGCGCGAAGTTGCCGGTCTCGGTGCGGGTGGCGGCGATCTCGTCGACGACGCGGCGCAGCGCGTGCTCCGCGGCCTGCTCGGCGGCGGTGACCTCGGCCAGCCGTTGCCGCAACTCGGCCTCGCGCGCCCGGGCGGCGAACAGTTGGCCCTCGACGGCGGCGAGCGCGGCGCGGGCGGCCGGGAGCTGAGCCTCCGCCGCGGTGTACGCGGCGGTGGCCGCGGCCAGGCGCCGGGACGACTCCTGCAGCTCGGCCTGGGCCACGGCCAGCCGGCGGTCGACCAGCTGCTTGCGTTCCTCGGGACCGGAGTCCGCCCGCACCGGCACCAACCCCACGACGAGCAGCGCAGCGGTGGTCAGACCGGCGGCGATCAGCCTCGCGCGCATGATGTGTCTTCGCACCTTGGGCACACTCGTCACATTGGCACTATGGACAAAGGTGATATGTCACATTTCATGCGGATATAAACACACCGAACCGGTGAAGTTGGCTCACGCGCGACGGTGAGCCACGCGGCCCACCGTCGCGTCAGGGTCAGACCTTCAGGTACTTGCGCAGCGAGATGAACGACGCCGTGGCCGCGAGCACCACCCCGGTGCCGATGAGGACCGGGATCGTGGTCAGCACGGCGTCCCAGCCGATGAACGAGGTGAACTGGAACGTCGGGCGCAGGTAGTTGTCGATCAGGAACACGTAGATCAGGCAGATGGCGCCCGCCGCCACCAGGCCGCCGATCAGGCCGGCGACGACCGCCTCGGTGATGAACGGTAGCTGGATGTAGAAGTTGGACGCGCCGACCAGCCGCATGATGCTGGTCTCCCGTCGCCGGCTGAACGCGGCCACCCGCATGGTGTTCATGATCAGCAGCACGGCGACGAACAGCATGGTCACGGCGAGGAACAGGGCCAGCACCTCGAACCCGCGCAGCACCTTGAAGAACTTGTCCAGCACCTGGCGCTGGTCCTGGACGTCGTACACGCCGGGCCGGCCGGCGAAGGCGCTGGCCACGATCCCGTACTTGGTCGGGTCGGACAGCTTCACCCGGAACGACTCAGGCAGCTGGTCCGGCGTGATGTTCTGCGCCAGCGCGGTGTCCTTCAGGTCCTCCTGGAAGTGCTGGTACGCCTGGGCGTGATCCTCGTAGTAGATCTCCTTGACGGTCGGCTTCAACCGCTCCAGGTCCTGCCGAATCTGTTCCCTCTGGGCCGGGGTCACCGCGCCGTTGCAGCTCGGGGTGCGGTCGTCCTTGTTGCACAGGAAGATCGAGACCTCGACCTTGTCGTACCAGAAGTTCTTCATGGCGTCGACCTGCTGCCGGATGAGCAGGCCGAACCCGAACAGACCCAGGGACACCGCGACGCTGATGATGACCGCGATGGTCATCGTCAGGTTGCGGCGAAGCCCGATGCCGACCTCGCTGAGTACGAAATGAGCGCGCATAGCTTCCTAGGGATTGCTGTCAGCGGGTCTGGTAGCCGTACACACCCCGCGACTGGTCACGGACGAGGTTGCCGCCTTCGAGCTCGATCACGCGCTTGCGCATCTGGTCCACGATGGCCTGGTCGTGCGTGGCCATCAGGACCGTGGTGCCCGTCCGGTTGATCCGGTCGAGCAGCTTCATGATGCCGACGCTGGTGAGCGGGTCCAGGTTCCCGGTGGGCTCGTCCGCGATCAGGATCAGCGGGCGGTTCACGAACGCCCGGGCGATGGCGACCCGCTGCTGCTCACCGCCGGACAGCTCGTCCGGCATCCGCCCCTCCTTGCCGGCCAGGCCCACCAGGTCGAGCACCTCGGGCACGACCTTCTTGATCGTGCTCCGCGGCTTCCCGATGACCTCCAAGGCGAAGGCCACGTTCTCGAACACGGTCTTGTTGGGCAGCAGCCGGAAGTCTTGGAAGATCGTGCCGATCTGGCGGCGCAGCGCTGGCACCTTCCAGTTGGACAGGCGCGACAAGTCCTTGCCCAACACGTGGATCTGACCGGACGTCGGTTTCTCCTCCTTGAGGATCAACCGTAGGAACGTCGACTTGCCAGAACCGGAGGCGCCGACCAGGAAGACGAACTCGCCCTTGCCGATCTCCAACGTGACGTCGTTCAGGGCGGGCCGGCTCTGGTTCGGGTAGACCTTGGTGACGTTCTGGAATCGGATCACGACTTCATCACTTCCGGCCGGGTCGGGGGCAGTGCGGCCGCTTCCAGGTCCGGACCGGACCGGCTCGGCGACCAGTGCCGGCCCGAACCGCGGGTGATCCCGCAGTGGGCCGGCACAGCGGTTGGCCAGATGACGAGTTTACGGAGTCCCCGGACCGTGGGGCGGAGCAGCCAAACGCGCCAGAGTGATCGGCGAGTGATCGATGCGGTGCGGGCCGCAGACCTGCCGCTCCTGGCCGGTACCGGCCAGGAGCCGGTGCGAGCTCCCAGACGAGCCGAGGCCCCGGGGTGTCCCGGGGCCTCGAGCTGCGAAGGGTACGAGTACGAAGATCAGTTCGGGTGCTTCATCCGCCGGACGGCGAACAGCGCGGCGGCGCCGGCCGCGAGGACGCCCGCGCCGCCCAGGGCGAGCAGGCCGCCGGTGAACCCGGTCTTGCCCAGACCGCCCTGGTTGGTCGTGCCATCAGCCACCGGAGCGGTCGGGGTCGGCGTGTCCTTCGGGTTGCCCGGCTCGTCGTCGGTGGAGCCACCCGGGTTGTTCGGGCTCTTCTCCCCCGCTGGGGGCGCCGGCTGCGCCGGCTCGTTCGGCTTGCCGGGCTTCTCGGGCTCGTCGGACGCGCCCGGGTTCGGCTCGTCCGCCTCGCACTCGACCCAGAACACCTTGTGCTTGCCGTTCCCGTTGTCGCCGACCACCTTCCAGTTCAGTTTGTAGTGACCGTCAGGCAGCCGGATCGTGTCGGTGTGGGCGTTGCCGTCCGGGCCCAGCACCAGCGTGCCGCTGGTGCCCTGGAGGTCCTTCGTCGGAGCGTGGCCGACGATCTCCCACTCGACGGCCTGGCCCGGGTCGAAGCCGAACGCGTCCAGGTAGAACTGGCACACGTGCGGCTCGTTGCGCCGGTCCTCGACCGGGGTGCCGACCTCGTGGATCTTCACCGTGCCTTTGGCGCGCTCGGTCGGCTGCGAGTCCGGCTTGGTGGCGTACGCCACGCCCGGGGATGTCAGGGCGACGCCGCCCGCGACGAGCACCGCGCCGAGGACTCGGGGCGCAGTGCTGCGCCATGCCATGCGAATCAACTCGTAAACCCCCAAAGTAACTAGACAGAGGGCGGTCGTTCTTCGCCTCTGGCTACGGGGATATCGACACTCCACGAGAGCCGTTACGGACCGTGCGAAATCTTTATGCGCTTGAGGCCAAAGGACCTCGCGACGGTGACGTCGCGGAACCGGGGCGGTTTCCGGATTCACTCCCTATGGGCAGGAGGGTCTTCCTCACCCGAGTACGCAGCCGCCAGGCGGCGACCAGCGCCGAGCAGCGGGAGGCCGCCCGGTCTCGGCGACCGGTCGCGGGACAGCCTGATCGCGTTGCTGGTCCCGCCAGCGCGGCGTGGCGTGACACGAAGGTCCACAGATGACAGGTCGACGCCCAGCGCGGCGCCGGCCGGGAAACCCCGTGGCCCCCGGGCTGGCTGCCCGGGGGCCACGGGTGAAGGGAGAGAAGAGAGAAGGGAAAGGAAACTTTGTCAGCCGCGCCAGACGGTGATCCGACGAGTGCCGTACATGGTCGCGGCACCGGCCAGCACCAGCAGCCCGCCGACGGCCATCATGTCCGGCACCTGCAGACCGGTCTTGGCCAGGGACTTCCGTCCCTCGGCCCGGGCGTCCTCGCGGGTGTCACCGACGGCCGCGTCGCCACCGGCGGCCGCGTCGTCACCGATGTTGCTCTGCGGCTCGCCCTGACCCGGCGCAGGCTGGCCGTTGTCGCCGCTCCCGTTGTCGCCACCGGGGTTGGCCGGGCTCGGCAGGTCCGGCCCCTGGCTCGGCGGCGGCTCCGGGCTCGACGGCGGCTCCGGCAGCGTCGGCCCCGGGCTCGACGGCGGCTCCGGGCTCGACGGCGGCTCCGGGCTCTGGTCCTCGCCAAACAGGACGTCGGTCACGCCGTCCACCACGCCGCCGACGAGGCCAGGCTGCTCCTGGTTGGCGTTCGCGCCCAGCGACGAGGCCGAACCGGCCCCGCCCTCAGCGGCGAGCGCGGAACCGGTGAAACCCAGAGCCAGGCCGGCCGTCAGCATGACGACGCCAGCGACTCCGGCCACCCTCCTGGTTCTCGTGGCCATGAACAATCCCCCATTTACCTGGATTCTGGTGGTCGGCGCCCAAGGGCGCCGCGAGTGCGACCGTGCGGGAGACTCACCGACCCCGCCTGGCTGACGGAGCCCGGCAGGCCCCCCGAAGATCCCACCCTGTGATGAACGAAAGTACCTCGCGTGGGTCACACGCGTCGATCGGGGGCACCGCCGGACCGGAACGCGCGGGTCGACCGCGGTGAGATCCCCCCGCGGACGCGGTTCCCGGCGGGAGCGTGCCGCTCAGCGGCGGAGGGTCCAGCGAGCCGGGCTCGCCCGCCCCAAAACCCCCGTGTCACGGGGAGAACACTAGCTCACGCATGCCACGGCACAAGGGTGATCGTCATTTCTCCGCCAGGTCCCGGGTCCGTGCCGTCTCGCTGGCGTCCCACGCCGCCGCGCCCCGGACACCGTGGGTAGGAGGAGGCCACCTCAGTCACGGGTGACGATCCCGGTGACCGGTCCTGGTCGTCCGGCGGACAGCTCCGGCGGAAACGTGCCCCCGCCAGGAGGCTGGGGTCTCGAGGAAGCTGGGGTCTCAAGCCCGTGTCGCCTGCTGCTGTTGCTGCTGCTTGCGGCGCCACCGGATGCCGGCCTCGATGAAGTCGTCGATCTCGCCGTCCAGGACGGCCGCGGTGTTGCCGGTCTCGTGCTCGGTCCGCAGGTCCTTGACCATCTGGTAGGGGTGCAGCACGTACGAGCGCATCTGGTTGCCCCAGGAGCCGCCGCCGTCGCCCTTGAGCGCGTCGATCTTGGCCTGTTCCTCCTGGCGCTTGCGCTCCAGCAGCTTCGCCTTGAGGACCGCCATCGCGGTGGCCTTGTTCTGCAGCTGCGAGCGCTCGTTCTGGCAGGACACGACGATGCCGGTCGGCAGGTGGGTGATGCGGACCGCGGAGTCGGTGGTGTTGACGCCCTGGCCGCCGGGGCCGCTCGACCGGTACACGTCGATGCGGATCTCGTCCTCGGGGATCTCGATGTCGTCGGTCTGCTCGACGACCGGGATCACCTCCACGCCGGCGAACGAGGTCTGGCGGCGCCCCTGGTTGTCGAACGGCGAGATCCGGACCAGCCGGTGCGTGCCCTGCTCGACCGAGAGCGTGCCGTACGCGTACGGCGCCTTGACCGCGAACGTCACCGACTTGATGCCGGCCTCCTCGGCGTAGGAGGTGTCGTAGATCTCGACCGGGTAACCGTGCCGCTCCGCCCAGCGCGTGTACATGCGCAGCAGCATCTGGGCGAAATCGGCGGCGTCCACCCCGCCCGCCTCGGCGCGGATGGTGACCAGCACCTCGCGGGCGTCGTACTCCCCGTTGAGGAGGGTACGGACCTCCATCTCGTTGACGTCGCGGGTCAGGGCGGCCAGCTCCCGCTCCGCCTCGGCCAGGGTCTCGGCGTCGTTCTCGGCCTCGGCCAGCTCGAAGAGCACCTGCAGGTCCTCCAGGCGCTGGCGCAGTCCCTGCACCTTCCTGAGCTCACCCTGCAGGTACGACAGCCGCTGGGTGACCTTCTGGGCGCGCTCCTGATCGCTCCACAGGTCAGGTGCCGCCGCTTGCTCGCTGAGCTCGTCGATCTCCTGGCGCAGCTTGTCGACGTCGACAACCGCCTCGATCGACGTCAAGGTCTGTTCGAGGTCCTTCAGCGCTTGGGTGTGATCTGCGGCAGCCACACTTGAAAGCGTACGCGACTCAGCGAAGTACTTCGTCCCGGCGCCCCCGGCCCGCCATATCCCCGCAGAACCCGGACCGCTGCTCACCGGGCTGCCGCCACGGCCGGTGCCCGCCACAGCGCCTCCGGCCAAGGCGCCCGATCAGAGACCGGCTCCGGTCGTCACCCGCAGCCCGCCCTCCGCCGTGCGGACGAACACGGCCAGCCGGTCCCCGGCCAGCGCCACCACCCCGGGTCCGCTCACGCCGCTCGCGTCCCCGGCCACCCGCTGCTGCCGCCAGCGCCCGCCGGGGAGCGCGACCCGCTCCACGAGCGCGTTCCCGGCCCGCGCGAACACCCGTAACCGGCCGGACGTCGCCGCCGCGTCCGGGTCCGCCGTCGGCGCCAGACCCACCTCGACGGCCGGGCGCCAGGTACCCGAGGTGTACGGCACGCGCATCAACTGCCGGTCACCGGCCCGCACGACGAACGCGTCCAGCGACCCGGGCGCGCGCGACGTCAGCGCCGGGGAGCCCACGATCCGGCCGGAGCCGGTGGTCGCGGTGGATCGCCAGGGGGTGCTCGCCCCGCCGGACACCACCGCCAGCTCGCCCTCGCGGGTGCGGACCGCGACGTCCACCCGGCCCGGGGCGGACGAGGCCGCGTCCAGGCCGCCCCCGGCGGCCAGGTCCATGTCCACCGGCTGCCAGCCGGTCCACCGGCCCCCCGTCAGGGTGCGCTGGTAGATCCGGTGGTCCTTGGCCGCGACCGCGAACACGTCCACGCGTCCGGGCTGCGGGCTTGTGGCAGCCGGGTCGAACACCACCCGCAGGCCGTCCAGCCGCTGCCACGCGCCGAACCGGCCGCCCTCGTACCGGATGTACCAGACGTGCCCGTCGGCGCCACGCGCGAACACGTACACCCGGTCGCCGTCCACCAGCACCGCGTCCGGGTCGCCGACCAGCCGGACCGTGGTGCGCGGCGCTGACCGCCAGTCGGACCAGGGGG contains:
- the ftsE gene encoding cell division ATP-binding protein FtsE is translated as MIRFQNVTKVYPNQSRPALNDVTLEIGKGEFVFLVGASGSGKSTFLRLILKEEKPTSGQIHVLGKDLSRLSNWKVPALRRQIGTIFQDFRLLPNKTVFENVAFALEVIGKPRSTIKKVVPEVLDLVGLAGKEGRMPDELSGGEQQRVAIARAFVNRPLILIADEPTGNLDPLTSVGIMKLLDRINRTGTTVLMATHDQAIVDQMRKRVIELEGGNLVRDQSRGVYGYQTR
- the ftsX gene encoding permease-like cell division protein FtsX — protein: MRAHFVLSEVGIGLRRNLTMTIAVIISVAVSLGLFGFGLLIRQQVDAMKNFWYDKVEVSIFLCNKDDRTPSCNGAVTPAQREQIRQDLERLKPTVKEIYYEDHAQAYQHFQEDLKDTALAQNITPDQLPESFRVKLSDPTKYGIVASAFAGRPGVYDVQDQRQVLDKFFKVLRGFEVLALFLAVTMLFVAVLLIMNTMRVAAFSRRRETSIMRLVGASNFYIQLPFITEAVVAGLIGGLVAAGAICLIYVFLIDNYLRPTFQFTSFIGWDAVLTTIPVLIGTGVVLAATASFISLRKYLKV
- the prfB gene encoding peptide chain release factor 2 — translated: MAAADHTQALKDLEQTLTSIEAVVDVDKLRQEIDELSEQAAAPDLWSDQERAQKVTQRLSYLQGELRKVQGLRQRLEDLQVLFELAEAENDAETLAEAERELAALTRDVNEMEVRTLLNGEYDAREVLVTIRAEAGGVDAADFAQMLLRMYTRWAERHGYPVEIYDTSYAEEAGIKSVTFAVKAPYAYGTLSVEQGTHRLVRISPFDNQGRRQTSFAGVEVIPVVEQTDDIEIPEDEIRIDVYRSSGPGGQGVNTTDSAVRITHLPTGIVVSCQNERSQLQNKATAMAVLKAKLLERKRQEEQAKIDALKGDGGGSWGNQMRSYVLHPYQMVKDLRTEHETGNTAAVLDGEIDDFIEAGIRWRRKQQQQQQATRA
- a CDS encoding M23 family metallopeptidase, yielding MRARLIAAGLTTAALLVVGLVPVRADSGPEERKQLVDRRLAVAQAELQESSRRLAAATAAYTAAEAQLPAARAALAAVEGQLFAARAREAELRQRLAEVTAAEQAAEHALRRVVDEIAATRTETGNFARAAYRSGPLAGLGLMGSALEADSPTEFVERLEYARAIVRSQNTTLDRLRGQRAELAAKEAELAAHRRAVEQQRAAASQQVARTQELAARARAAEQRVEALVAQRQQALRVAEAERAIDLAFYREMRAEQLRLAAQVRGLMAREARGVSGSSQRDGWLSRPVPGPITSPYGMRFHPVLHEWRLHTGTDFGVPMGTEVRAAAGGRVLWAGQSRGYGYRVVVSHGYVGGRYVVTTYSHLSQLLVHAGERVTRGETLARSGDTGWSTGPHLHFEVMVDGEFVNPLGWL